Genomic window (Nitrospirota bacterium):
TGCAACGGCGATGCGTCAAAGTCATCACGAAGGTTCCAATATGAAGGGATAAGAGACTGCAAGGCGGCTGTGCTTGCAAGCGGTGGAGATAAATCATGTGTCTACGGCTGTCTCGGTTATGGAACATGTTTCAGGGCATGTCCTTTCGGCGCGATAACCATGAGTGAAGAGAATCTGCCCATTATAAACCCTGTAAAGTGTACGGCATGCGGAAAATGCGCAAAGGCCTGCCCGAAACAGATCATTTCCATACTGCCTGTTTCAAAAGAGGTGCTTGTTACATGCCGTTCAAAGGACAAGGGCGCTGACACAAAGAGGAACTGCAGGGTCGGCTGTATCGGATGCGGAATGTGCGTAAAGGTATGCCCGTATGACGCGCCTTCAATTACGAATAACCTTTCTGTTATTGATATCGACAAGTGCAAGGTCTGCGGCTTATGCGTAATAAAGTGCCCGACAGATGCTATAGTTGATAACCTCCCTTTCAGGCCGAAAGCGCTGATTACTGAAAAATGCATCGGCTGCGGCATCTGCGCAAAGGTCTGTCCGGTTAATGCCGCTTCAGGCGAGCCGAAGAAGCTGCATGTCATTGATCAGGACAAGTGCATCGGCTGCGGCATATGCACATCGAAGTGTCCTACGCTTGCCATAGAAGGAACGATCAACTACTCTGAGATCGCGCTTGAGTTTGAGGCGAAAAAGGCTGCCCGTGAAAAGGCAAAGGCTGAAAAAGCTCAGCAAGAAACTGCCGGAGCTTAATATCCCCTACGTTAATACCTCGCAATTTCAGTAAAAACCCATCAGCTTGACCTCAGTTTTATATGTGATAGACTTTAAATGTTGCTTTGAGTTTATCCCTATAATTTAAATTGATTCTGCCGATGTTATTGAAATGAACAGCAATTTCTTCAGACAAAACAAGGTATTGATATCGGTAGTTTTCACACTGTTTCTTATTGTGGGTTCGGTTGTCTTTATTACTGCTAAGCAGATATATGAGCTTGAGATAACACTTGAGGAAAAGAACGATAAGGCACGCCTCGAGACTGCGAAAGAGGTGTTGGAGATATTCTTTGCAGGTTTAGCCCGCCAGCTTTTATTTCTTAAGGATATTCCTGTTACAAGAGCATATGTTGACAGCGGCTTCACATCTTTTCTGAAGAGAGATGAGGTGCTGGGCGCGTTTCATGTCCTGACATTAAACTATCCTTACCTCTACCGGATAAGCATTATTGATCCGGCAAATAATGAAATGGTAAAGGTAGAAAATGATCATGACGGGCACCACGCGGTTGCTGCTGACGGCGGCGCTTATAATATAATCCCTCTCAATTATATTAACTATCCCTCGGATATGAAAGCAGGCGATGTATATGTCTCTTCCGTAAACCTGAATGCTGAACAAAATGCAGGAGTGGTGACTTATATCCCGTCCATTGACCTGGCGACTCCTCTTTTTGATTCAAAAGGCGCAAGAAAGGGGTTTCTCGTCATTAATATCTTTCTTTCAAAGGTATTCAGCCAAATGCCGGAAGATATTTTTCTGAATACAGAAGAGGGCGATATCATCTCATTCAGGCCTGACGGCACACTTGAATTCGATAAGTCCAAATTTACATTCGTCGGCAGGCAGGGCAAACTCGATATCTCTGGAAAAGAGAGCATACATTACCTTACCGCTGATATCCTTTCGATAAGAAAAATACTGCTTGGCAATAAACATGACCTTTCATTGTTCAGGGCATCCATGATAGGGCTTGCCATGCCGCCCGCCTCGCTTGTTCTTCTCTTTATCTCTCTTATCGGCCTTGTCGCGTATTTGAATGTTTCGAGGTATAAAGAGCTTGTTTTATCCCAGAAGACACTGATACATTCTCTTGCCGACCTTACAGAATACAGGGATAACGATACCGGTTATCATTTAAAAAGGACAAAACATTACGCTATTGCCTTGACGAGGCAGCTGCGGAAGAATAATAAGTACCGTAATGTAATTACTGAAGAATTCATTCAGGATATTGCCGATGCCTCGCCGCTGCATGATATCGGGAAGGTCGGAATAAAGGACGCCATATTGTTGAAACCCGGGAAGCTGACCGATGAAGAATACGAGAAGATGAAAAAACATGTTTATATAGGGAAAGATGTGCTTGACAGGGATCTTGATGAGTTTAAAACAAAACAGTCATTCCTGATCATGGGCAGGAATATTTGCGCGTACCATCATGAAAAATACGACGGCACCGGTTATATCGGTTTAAAAGGAGAAAAGATACCTTTGGAAGCCAGGATATTCGCTCTGTGTGACGCCTATGACGCGATAAGGGCTTCAAGGCCTTATGAGGGCGAGGTGCCGCATGAGAAAGCTGTTGAAAGAATAATGGCAGACAGAGGCAAACACTTTGATCCGGATATTGTGGATGCCTTTATGAAATGCAGTACCGGGTTTTTTGAAATAAGCAACAGCTGCTGAAGACGGCCTTCAATCCGCAGGCATATCATTTCTCTTTCCTGTTGTTTATGCTAAAATTTTCAATCGCATTTCATTGATGGAGGACTTTCATGGATATTAAGGCATATGTATTAAATAAAGCGCATGAGGCAAAGGAAGGGTCGAGGGCTATTGCAAAGGCATCTTCTGAAGTAAAGAACAAGGCTCTGATAAAGATGGCAGAGGCCATCCTGAAAAGTTCAAAAGGGCTTCAGGCCGCGAATAAGAAAGATGTCGCAGCCGCAAAAAAGAAGGGGCTTTCAAAGGCCATGATTGACAGGCTCACACTGACGCAAAAGGGGATAGAGCAGATGGCGCAGGGGCTTGTTGAGATAGCGGCACTGCCTGACCCTTCAGGTGAGATACTCAAGATGCAGACAAGGCCGAACGGGATGATGGTCGGCAAGATGAGGGTTCCTATCGGCGTGATAGCTATCATCTATGAATCAAGGCCCAATGTGACAGCGGATGCTACCGCGCTCTGCCTAAAGGCGGGCAATGCGGTCGTGCTCAGGGGCGGCTCCGAGGCGATCCACTCCAACACCGCTATCGTGAAGGTGCTCAGAGGCGCCATAAAATCTCAGGGCATACATCAGGGCGTCATAACATTCATAAATACTCCTGACAGGCAGGCTGTAATGGAGATGCTCAAGCTTGAGGGGATAATAGACCTTGTCATTCCGCGCGGAGGAGAGAGCCTCATAAGGGCTGTTACCGAAAACTCGCGTATCCCGGTGCTCAAACATTACAAGGGAGTCTGCCATGTATTTGTTGACCGTGACGCAGACCTTAAGATGGCTGAGGAGATATGCTTTAACGCCAAGGTGCAGCGTCCCGCTACATGCAACGCAATGGAGACGATGCTTGTGGATGAGATGATCGCGGAAAAGTTTCTCCCTTCCATGATAAGGAGGTTCAAGAAGGGAGGGGTCAAGCTTAAGGGCGATGAGGCTTCAAGAAAATATGACAAAACTATTTCACTTGCTGCAGAGAATGATTACCACACTGAATACATCGACAAGATAATGAACATAAAGATAGTGAAAGACATCGATGCCGCGATGGACCATATCGCAAAGTACAGCTCTGCGCATACTGATTCAATAGTCACTGAGGACTATAACAAGGCGATGAGGTTTCTAAAAGAGGTGGACTCTTCCTCTGTAATGGTGAATGTATCAACAAGGTTCAGCGACGGCTTTCAGTACGGACTCGGCGCTGAGATGGGCATATCAACCGACAAGATACACGCGCGCGGCCCCATGGGGCTTGAGGAGCTGACCTGCACGAAGTTCATTGTAATGGGTAATGGGCAGGTAAGAACCTGAGAAAGCTAAAAGGTGCAATTCACAAGTCATGAAGATCGGTATATTCGGCGGCGCGTTCAATCCTGTTCACTATGTAATAACTGGCTATGCATTAAAAAGAGATCGGCAGATAACAATAATTTTCAGCTCTTATTATTTCTTGCCTATAGAAAGTGGATTTTATACAATAATGCCATGAAAGCATTCGAGACAACAAAGTATCTTTTCAGGAAAGAAGAAATAAGTATTGGCAAAACATATCAGATTCAAGCTGAAAGTTCCGGCGTTAGACTGCATTATGAACATCCGAACGGGAAACTTTATCAAGGAGACAGTATCGCCTGGCTAAATTCTTTAGAGGACGAAAGCGTAGACTTAATATTTGCTGATCCTCCATATAATATTAATAAAGCGGAGTGGGACAATTTTGAAAGCCAGGAGCATTATATAGAGTGGTCATTAAAATGGATTGAACCGTCAGCCAGGATTTTAAAGCCGCACGGCTCGTTATACGTCTGTGGATTTTCAGAGATATTGGCTGACCTCAAACATCCAACCGCAAAATATTTTAAGTCATGTCGCTGGTTGATATGGCATTATAAAAATAAGGCGAATCTTGGAAACGACTGGGGGCGCTCCCATGAAAGCATTATCCATTTTCGCAAAGCCTCAAAAGGCAAACTGAATATAGATGAAATTCGTATTCCATACGGAGCGCATACCTTAAAATATCCATCACATCCACAGGCTGTAACCAGTCAGTATGGGAATGGCGAGAATAGAGAACATTGGAAGCCGCACCCAAGAGGCGCGAAACCCAAGGACGTTATAGACATTCCAACTACGTGCAACGGAATGGGAGAAAAAACGCCTCACCCCACGCAAAAACCTGAAGAGCTTGTGCGTAAGTTTGTTCTGGCATCTTCCAATAAAGGCGATATTGTCCTTGATCCCTTCTCAGGTTCAGGCACAACACTTGTTGTGGCAGAACAATTAAACCGCCGATGGTTAGGTTGTGACATAAACGCGGAGTATAATGAATTGGCAATTGAGCGGCTTGAACACGTTAAGAATATGTCGATAGAAGATTGGATTGAACATGACAGAAAAGTTCAAGAGAGGCGGGAGTCTATCCGATGACATTATCAAAAATAGTCAGGATTGTATCAAATAAGGAAAAGTTCTTAACTCTCAAGGATTATATCGAGTTTTGCAAGTTGTATTTGGAATTTGCCACTGCCGGACTTCAAGCTGTCATTGTATCTCAGAATGAAAACCACTATCGTTTTTATCAGTATAAAAAAGACGGTCATTTCAACATTACACGGCCAATTAATTCAAATCTAATGTATGAATTTCCTGATATCCCAAAGATAGAAAAAGATTTTTTTAAAATCCTCAACTCAGTTAGAGACATTCCCGCAGATGATAAGCGTAACCGCGAATTAATAAAGCGAGGCATTTACACTATTCAACAATCAATCGGTGCAGCACTTGACGCTTTACCTGCTGGTGCATCGAATAAGGCCAGAAAGGTTAATGGAGATCTTTTTGAGAGGTTTATCCAACTGTTGATTAAAGAAATCGGTGTCAAATGCAAAACTGGAACAGTCCAAGTTCCTGTATATATAAAGAATGAATTTCAGTTTAACATGAGCTATCAGCACGACCTTCTTCTATACAAGGATGAGACTTTGAAAGTCATTGGGTCAGTGAAGACATCGAGCAAGGACAGGATTGATAAAATATTTCTTGATAAATTTCTCTACTGCAAACTGACAAATACCATGCTGCCGCATATAGCCATCTTTCTCAATGACGTGCAGAGAAAAAACAGCAAACGGCAAGATGAATATGGAATTAATGCTACCTTCCTCCCCGGACATTTCAAAGCTTTTACAGTCAAATTAAACCCGCTTGATGGAGTTTATTATTGTGACATTAGACCGAATATGGAAATAGACGACCTCTTGAAAAAACATATACGAACAATAGACCACTTCTTTTGTTCCGATATTTGGTCTTTCATAGAGAGTTAATAGACAAAAGGTAAAATTCATAATCCATGAAGATCGGTATATTCGGCGGCGCGTTCAATCCTGTTCACTATGGCCATCTGAAGACTGCTGATGAAGTCCTCAGGGTACTCTCGCTTGATAAGATAATTTTTGTTCCGGCAGGCAGCCCGCCGTTTAATAAACCCGGACTTGCGGAAGCAGGGCAAAGGTTTGAGATGGTAAAGGCGGCGATCGCGGGCCATCCTGAATTTGAGGTTTCAGATATTGAACTGAGAAGAGAAGGAAAGTCTTATACGATCGAGACCGTAGAGAAATTGGCTGAGAAAGGTGCGGCTCTTTTTTTAATTATCGGGATAGACGCTTTCAGGGACATGCCGCTGTGGAAAGAGACGGATAGGCTCTTCTCCATGGTCAATGTTGTTGTGATCTCAAGGCCGGGTTATTCATTTGCAGGGTTGTCATCATCACCCTATCTGAAAAGAGTATCAATAGAGGTGCTGGATGAGCTTGACAGCGGAAAGAGAAGATTGTTTGCGCTTCCCACCTCAGGAGAAAAGGAGATCATCCTCTGCAAGGTGGTCGATGTGAATGTCTCTTCATCGCATATAAGAGAGGCGATAAGCAGGGGGATGGATACAGCGAGCCTCTTGCCTGAATCTGTTAAATCCTATATAATTTTGCATAACCTGTATAAAAATAATAATAACTGAAGAGTGGGAACCTGCAAATAATGAGCGGCCTGAGGCGTACTCTTTCAAAGGACATCGATTGAAAAAAAGTAAAACTTCCATAGATAAAATAATTAAAGAAAGAGCTGTTGAAGCGGCAAAGATCGCTTCCGGAAAGAAAGCAAAAGATATCATCATCCTTCAGCTTGCAGGCCTCACGGCATTCGCTGACTATTTTGTGATCTGTTCAGGTGAAAATCCGGTCCAGATAAGAACCATAGCCGAGGCTATTGAGAAGGACTTTAAAACGAATGCCGGCATCATGCCTATGGGCATAGAGGGGCTGGCGAACGGGCAGTGGGTATTGATGGATTACGGTGATATAATAATTCATATATTTAATGAGGAGTCCAGGTCTTTCTATAACCTTGAAAAGCTCTGGATGGATGCGCCGAGGATATCTTTCAAGGGTTAATGTTCATTTTAAGGAAATAGAATGGGAAAGTTAATAGTTCTCTTTATTTTGATCTTCATCTCAGCGCTCGGCATGCTTGCGTTCTTAAACAGCAGCACCGTCTCTGTGACAGTCTGGCAGGGGACCACTTTTAAAGATATCCCCATTATCGCAGTTATTCTCATGTCAACGGCGATAGGTTTCTTCTCAATGTTCATTGTGGCGGTCTTCAGGGATGCAAAGCGCTTTATCGATAACTGGCAGGCGCAGCGCAGCCAGAAGGAAGAGCAGAAGATAGAGCAGCAATATGCAAAGGGGTTGAACGCGTTCCATGCCTCAAGGTTTGATGAGGCTGCCGAACTTCTTAAGCGCATAAATGACGAAGAGCCAAAGCATGCGAACGCCTTTTTGCGGCTTGGAGATGTATATTTCACAAAGGGTGACCTTGTAAGCGCAAGGGACTATTATGCCAAAGCCGCTGCCCTCAAGCCGAGGGACATAGAGATACTGATGTCTCTGGAAAGGGTATTTGAGAAAGAACAGAAGTGGCAGGATGCCCTGAAATATCTCAACAGGGTGCTTGATATTGATGAAGGCAACCTTATGGCGCTCCGTAAGAAGAGAGATATCTTTGATAAGACCCGAAGATGGGAGGATGTGATAGATGTCCAGAGCAAGATACTCAAGGGTGATCTCTCCGCTGATGAGATAATTAATGAGGAGGATATGCTTCTCGGATATAGATATGAACTATGCCGGCAGCAGATCACATCCGGTAATTCTGATAAGGCGGTAAAGGCACTGAGGTCGATCATCAAGGCTGACAAGGATTTTGTAGCTGCCCACATCGCCCTCGCAGAGACATGCCTTGAAGAGAATCAGGATGATGATGCGATAGAGGTACTTATTAACGGGTATCAAACCACGTCATCACTTGTATTCCTTGCCAGGCTTGAGGATCTTTTCCTCTCCATAGGCGAGCCCGGCAAGATCATAGATTTTTATATTGAGTCTGCTGAAAAGAACTCTGCGGATCCCAGGATACAGTTCCTTCTTGCAAAGCTGTATTATCGTCTTGAGATGATCGATGACGCGCTTAATACTCTGACCAATGTTGATTTCTCTGTTTTTGATTCTTCTGACATACATGTGCTGTTAGGCAATATCTACCAAAGGCGCTCGCAGTACGAACAGGCCGCGGATGAGTTTAAAAAGGCGCTTAAGGTCGATAAACCGATCGTCATACCTTTCTGCTGTTCGAAATGCAGCTATACCTCCAGGAAATGGGCGGGCAGGTGCCCTGAATGCAAGAGCTGGAACACGCTTGCCTTTGATCTGAATGGCGCCTGTAAAAAATAAAAAAGACAGGCTCGTCCTTGATACAAGCCTCTTTGTAAATCCTGATGTGCGCAATCACTTTGGAAATTCGCCCACCGAGGCCATGGAAAATTTTCTGCGCATGGCAGAGCAGATCCCGTCGCTTGAGTTTTATATGCCGTCATCTATCTTTAACGAACTCCTGAACTTTGTGGACAAGAAGAAGATACCGGGAGCGCTCCTTGCCGTTATTCATCAGAAATCGCCGAGTAAACACGAGCTGACCACCCCGGCCTTCTTTCTCTATGAGCTTATTGAAGATATGAGGCAGAGGATAAACAAGGGGCTGAGGGTTGCCGAGACTGCCGTGAAGAGCGCGGGCAAGCTTGATGAGCGGGAGATCATACAGAATATGAGGAAGGGCTACAGGGAGGCGCTCAGAGAGGGCATCCTCGACAGCAAAGAAGACGTTGACCTCATACTCCTTGCGAAAGAGCTTGATGCGGTGCTTGTGACGGTTGACCAGGGCGCCATAAAATGGGCTGAGAAGCTCGGCATCAGATGGCTGATCCCTGAGAAGTTCAAAGAGTATCTTGAAAGTTTTATAGACAATTCAAAAGAATAATCCCCCCTTGAATTCCCCGGTTGTTATTGTATAGTTATTATATAACGGGCTATAACATCGCAAAATATATCATCATCGATCCAAACTTGACTCAGGGGAAACCCTGCTATAAATCAGAGGGAACCTGATACATTTTTTTAAAGGTTTCTGTTAATGTGAGGGCAGCGGGAATGCTGAAAATCAGGTCGCTTACCACGAAATATGTCATCATCGGTTCAATCTTTCTGTTCATTGTGACTGCCTTCACTTTTACGTCATTCTGGTTCACCGAACATTTAAAGAGCGAGGCAAGGAGGATCAATGTCGCAGGCTCGCTGAAGATGGAGATGATTGAGATAGCCTGGCTCTTTAACAGGGCAGGGCATGAAGCAGGCGCGGAGCGCAGCCGGACGATTGAAATCGTCATCATAAAAGAGATCGCTGAAATAGACAAGGCGCTCAATGATATTAAATACGGGGACAAGAGTACCGGGCTTGGCCCCCTGGCTCACAAGCCGTTAATTGTTCCCTTAGATAGTCTTGTCTCAAAATGGCAGACAGAAGCCAAGCCAATGATAATAGAGACCGCTGACAAGGTTCTAAAAGGGGAGAAGGGCGCTCAGGTGGGATACGATATCAGGAGCAAGAGATGTATTGAAACAATTGACTCGTTTCTCAACCGGCTTGTTGAAAATTACGAGTTTGAGTTCAAACTATACAATGATTTGCGTTTTGCCATTATCGGATTTTCTTTTGTTATATTCATGGCGATGGCTGTTTATGTCAGGAAGAAACTCGTCTCACCCATTATGCAATTAAAAGAAATGGCAGGGATGATAGAGAAAGGGTTTTATGATGTGTCAGCGGCTGTAGATAATAAAGATGAACTGGGAGAGCTTGCGCAAAGTTTTAATCATATGGCGAAAACTCTTGATGTAACATTCGACAGGAACATCGGGCTTATTCACAGCCTTAACGCGTTATATGACGTCTCCAAAGAGATATTGAGCATTCGTGACATCAACCTGCTTCTTGAAAAAATAGCTGATAACGCCCGCAAGCTGCTGGGCGCTAAATATGCCGTGATCAGCATTCTGAACAAAGAGGGGAGATATGAATACTTTGTGCCTTCCGGCATCCCGCCTGACCTTTTCAAGAAGATGAAGAGAGAACATGGACTACCTGTGGGAAAAGGGCTTCTCGGTTATTTATTAAAAGAGGGCAAATCGGTCCGTGTTTCTGATATATCGAAGCATTCTGAATTTGTGGGGCTGCCGGCCGGACACCCCCCGATGAAGACATTTCTTGGTGTGCCGGTCAGCCTGCAAAATGAGATCATTGGAAGGCTTTATTTCGCGGATAAACTTGACGGGGAACCATTTAATCAGGATGACGAGAATCTGGCGGTCTCCTTTACCGCTATCGTCTCTCTTGCGATAAATAATGTCCGGATGCTGGAAAAGGTCAATCTTCTTGCCTCATTTCCAGAGAAGAACCCCCATCCTGTGCTTGAATGTGATTCAAGTTGCAATATCACATATATTAATCCGGCAGCGTCTGACATTATTAAAGCCCAAGGCATTAGAGGACATGCTTTAATACCTTCAGATATTCAGGAGATCGCGGAAGGGATGAGGCTCTCCGGTGTGCATGTGACGTACCATGAAATAAAAGTCGGCGGTATGCTGTTCGGTGAATATATTCACCTCTTGCCGGATAATGAGACTATCAGGATATATGGTTTTGATATAACCGAGCGCAAGTCTGCCGAAGAGAAGCTCAGAGAGAGTGAATCCAGCCTTCAAAGGGCCCAGTCTGTCGCGCATATCGGAAGCTGGTATCTGGACATAATACATGATGAACTCTTCTGGTCTGAAGAGACTTACCGCATATTCGGTATCCCGATGGAAGCTACCTTGTCCTATAAGTGTTTTCTTGATGTCGTTCATCCCGATGACAGGGAATTACTTGATAAGGCATGGGCTGCCGCTCTCAAGGGGGAGCCTTACGATATCAAGCATCGCGTATTGGTTGACGGCAATCTGAAGTGGGTGAGGGAGATTGCCGAGATAGAGTTCAACAAAGAAGGCGCTGCTGTAAAAGGGATAGGAACGGTTCAGGATATAACAGCGCTGAAAGAGGCTGAAGATGAGCTTAAAGAATACAGTGAGAAGCTTGAAGATAAGGTGAAGAAGAGGACGGAAGAGCTTGAAGTGGCAAAGTTTCAGGCAGAGGCGGCAAACACGGCAAAGTCGGAGTTCCTGGCAAACATGTCGCATGAGCTCAGGACGCCGCTTAATTCCATATTGGGGTTTTCAGATGTTTTAATAAACGGCATGGCCGGCCCTCTGACCGGGAAGCAGATAGAATTCACGACAGATATAAAAGACAGCGGCAGCCACCTCCTCAGCCTGATAAATGACATTCTCGACCTCTCAAAGGTCGAGGCGGGCAAGATGGAGCTTGATCCGGGCAGTTTCAACCTGAAGGATTTACTGAACAACAGCCTTGCGATGTTTAAAGAGAAGGCTATGAAACATAAGATAAAGATTAAATTTGAAGCAGGCCGAGGGGTGGGTGCAATAACTGCAGATGAGAGAAAGATAAAACAGGTAGTCTTTAACCTGCTCAGCAACGCCCTGAAATTCACGCCTGACGGGGGAAGCGTGAGCGTTGCAGCACGGCTAACGCCCCCGGCTTCGCCACCCCCTCTTAGCTTAAGACCAACAGTAGGTGCTCTTAAGCAGGGGGGCGAGGGGGAGTTAATCGAGATCAGTGTCGCCGACACAGGCATCGGCATCGCCGCTGAGGACATGGGGAAGCTCTTTCAGCCTTTTCAGCAGATTGAGCACCATCTTTCCAAGAAGTATGAAGGAACAGGGCTGGGGCTGAGCCTTTGCAAGCAGTTTGTTGAACTTCACGGCGGAAGGATATGGGTTGAGAGCGAGGTGGGCAAGGGCAGCAGGTTTGTATTTACTCTTCCCTTGACCGGAGGGAACGAATGAAAAAGATCCTTATAATTGATGATAACGAAAAGAACCGTAAACTCTTTAAAGTTATCCTTGAGAGCCGCGGGTATGAAACTGTTGAGGCTGATAACGGGAAAGAGGGTATCCGCCTTGCAAGGGAGACTAAACCACTTCTCGTCCTGATGGACATACAGATGCCGGGAATGGACGGGATCGAGGCGGCAAAAAGACTTAAGTCGGAAGATGAGACAGCGGGCATTCCGGTAATCGCAGTAACGTCATACGCGATGAAAGGCGACAGGGAAAAATTTCTTGAGACCGGCTTTACCGATTATGTCTCCAAACCCATAGACGTCAATGAATTTATCGCTGCAATTGATAAATATATGCATGGAGAAGGGATATGACTGAAAAAAAGAAACAGAAGATCCTGATCGTTGATGATGAAGAGAAGAATGTGAAACTGCTTGACGCACTCTGCGTACACCTCGGATATGAGATATTGGCCGCAGGCAACGGGGCTGAAGCTGTTGAAAAGGCATTAAAAGATATGCCCGACCTGATCCTTATGGACATAATGATGCCTGTGATGAATGGTTTTGAAGCGACGGAGAAGCTCAAAGCTGACGGCCTTACCAAACATATCCCGATAATAATAGTAACAGCGCTTGATTCCAGAGAAGACAGGCTGACAGGCATTTCAAAAGGCGCAAGTGATTTTCTGACAAAACCGATTGATTCCGAAGAAGTGGCATTGCGTATCAGGAACAACCTTGAGATAAAGCAGTACCATGATTTTCTGAAAGAGCATAATATTATTCTTGAGGCGCAGGTTGCCGAGAGGACAAAAGAGCTGACAGAGGCCTTTGCGAGCCTTGGGAAGGCGCACAAAAAGATCGAGTCCAGCTATGTAGAATCCGTGCGGAGGCTTACTATCGCCGCTGAGTACAAGGATGATGAAACGGGAGCGCATATAAGAAGGGTGGGATACTATACAAAGCTGGTCGCTGAAAAGATGGGCATGGACAGGGATTTCTCAGAGAACATCTTTTATGCCGCGCCGATGCATGATATCGGCAAGGTCGGGATACCTGATGCCATTCTTTTGAAACCGGGCAAACACACCGGAGCGGAATGGAAGATCATGATGACTCACACGATAATCGGTTCAAATATCCTCAAAGGCGCGGAATCTCCGTTTCTCAGGATGGGCGCTGAAATAGCCATTTCTCACCATGAAAAGTGGAGCGGCGGGGGATATCCCAACGGCCTGAAAGGAGATGCGATACACTTGGCAGGCAGGATAATGAATATCGCTGACCAGTATGACGCACTGAGAAGCAGGCGCCCTTACAAACCTGCTTTTGACCATGATAAAGCGGTCGAGATAATAACCATAGGCGACGGCAGGACGATGCCTGAGCACTTTGACCCTGATGTGCTTGAGGCGTTCAAAAAACTGACTGATGACTTTAATGAAATATTTGAGACACATCAGGATTAGAAGGAATCAGTAAGATATCTTTCCC
Coding sequences:
- a CDS encoding HD domain-containing protein; protein product: MNSNFFRQNKVLISVVFTLFLIVGSVVFITAKQIYELEITLEEKNDKARLETAKEVLEIFFAGLARQLLFLKDIPVTRAYVDSGFTSFLKRDEVLGAFHVLTLNYPYLYRISIIDPANNEMVKVENDHDGHHAVAADGGAYNIIPLNYINYPSDMKAGDVYVSSVNLNAEQNAGVVTYIPSIDLATPLFDSKGARKGFLVINIFLSKVFSQMPEDIFLNTEEGDIISFRPDGTLEFDKSKFTFVGRQGKLDISGKESIHYLTADILSIRKILLGNKHDLSLFRASMIGLAMPPASLVLLFISLIGLVAYLNVSRYKELVLSQKTLIHSLADLTEYRDNDTGYHLKRTKHYAIALTRQLRKNNKYRNVITEEFIQDIADASPLHDIGKVGIKDAILLKPGKLTDEEYEKMKKHVYIGKDVLDRDLDEFKTKQSFLIMGRNICAYHHEKYDGTGYIGLKGEKIPLEARIFALCDAYDAIRASRPYEGEVPHEKAVERIMADRGKHFDPDIVDAFMKCSTGFFEISNSC
- a CDS encoding Fe-S cluster domain-containing protein, whose amino-acid sequence is MYNFNVTEKRTVFILTSALLLFCSSTLYAGVGGGVEAKEFVDIGSVLKFSAVFLLGIGTLFGLGLAFAAKKFDVKTDPRVEEILEVLAHAHCGACGYPGCRQYAEAVISNPDVPPNLCTPGGAPCAAAAAAISGKAAEITEPKIARVLCNGDASKSSRRFQYEGIRDCKAAVLASGGDKSCVYGCLGYGTCFRACPFGAITMSEENLPIINPVKCTACGKCAKACPKQIISILPVSKEVLVTCRSKDKGADTKRNCRVGCIGCGMCVKVCPYDAPSITNNLSVIDIDKCKVCGLCVIKCPTDAIVDNLPFRPKALITEKCIGCGICAKVCPVNAASGEPKKLHVIDQDKCIGCGICTSKCPTLAIEGTINYSEIALEFEAKKAAREKAKAEKAQQETAGA
- a CDS encoding glutamate-5-semialdehyde dehydrogenase, encoding MDIKAYVLNKAHEAKEGSRAIAKASSEVKNKALIKMAEAILKSSKGLQAANKKDVAAAKKKGLSKAMIDRLTLTQKGIEQMAQGLVEIAALPDPSGEILKMQTRPNGMMVGKMRVPIGVIAIIYESRPNVTADATALCLKAGNAVVLRGGSEAIHSNTAIVKVLRGAIKSQGIHQGVITFINTPDRQAVMEMLKLEGIIDLVIPRGGESLIRAVTENSRIPVLKHYKGVCHVFVDRDADLKMAEEICFNAKVQRPATCNAMETMLVDEMIAEKFLPSMIRRFKKGGVKLKGDEASRKYDKTISLAAENDYHTEYIDKIMNIKIVKDIDAAMDHIAKYSSAHTDSIVTEDYNKAMRFLKEVDSSSVMVNVSTRFSDGFQYGLGAEMGISTDKIHARGPMGLEELTCTKFIVMGNGQVRT
- the nadD gene encoding nicotinate (nicotinamide) nucleotide adenylyltransferase; protein product: MKIGIFGGAFNPVHYGHLKTADEVLRVLSLDKIIFVPAGSPPFNKPGLAEAGQRFEMVKAAIAGHPEFEVSDIELRREGKSYTIETVEKLAEKGAALFLIIGIDAFRDMPLWKETDRLFSMVNVVVISRPGYSFAGLSSSPYLKRVSIEVLDELDSGKRRLFALPTSGEKEIILCKVVDVNVSSSHIREAISRGMDTASLLPESVKSYIILHNLYKNNNN
- the rsfS gene encoding ribosome silencing factor, whose product is MIKERAVEAAKIASGKKAKDIIILQLAGLTAFADYFVICSGENPVQIRTIAEAIEKDFKTNAGIMPMGIEGLANGQWVLMDYGDIIIHIFNEESRSFYNLEKLWMDAPRISFKG
- a CDS encoding site-specific DNA-methyltransferase — protein: MKAFETTKYLFRKEEISIGKTYQIQAESSGVRLHYEHPNGKLYQGDSIAWLNSLEDESVDLIFADPPYNINKAEWDNFESQEHYIEWSLKWIEPSARILKPHGSLYVCGFSEILADLKHPTAKYFKSCRWLIWHYKNKANLGNDWGRSHESIIHFRKASKGKLNIDEIRIPYGAHTLKYPSHPQAVTSQYGNGENREHWKPHPRGAKPKDVIDIPTTCNGMGEKTPHPTQKPEELVRKFVLASSNKGDIVLDPFSGSGTTLVVAEQLNRRWLGCDINAEYNELAIERLEHVKNMSIEDWIEHDRKVQERRESIR